CGGCAAGCTCCTTGTCGGCTCCGTCGGCCCCCAGATAGGTGCAGGTCTCCGGGTTGTTCTTCAGGAAGCCGATGAAATACTCGTGGCGGAGCTTCTGGAAATCAGAGATCTGCGGCTTGGCGCGGCAGGCTGCGCAGAGCGTGAGCAGGAGCACGGACGCGGCCAGGCAAGCATCCATGCGGCGCACGCCGGGGCGTTGGCGGTTCATGCCTCTCCACCGGACATCTTCATCAGGATGTTCCAGTGCTCGCGGCTCACCGGGCTGACCGAGAGCCGCGAGATGCGCAGCAGCTCCAGCGACTTCAGCTTCGGGTTGCGCTTGATCTCCGCGAGCGGCACGGGATGATCCAGCGGCCGGACCGGCTCCAGGTCGACCACCGTCAGGTTCGAGTCCTTCGCGGCGGGATCCGGGTAGGGCGCTCCGACGATGCGCGCGATCCCCACCGCCGATTTCTCCTTGCCGGTGTGGTAGACAAGGGCCAGATCGCCGGCGCGGGCGCTGCGCAGGTATTTCAGGGCGAGGGGGTTCCGGACGCCGCTCCAGGTGTCGCGCTTCTTGTTCTGCAGATCGCCGAAGGAATACTCCGAAGGCTCGGTCTTCAGGATCCACCGCTGGATGGGCATGGCCGGTCATTCTGCGGGAGGCCCAGGGGCCTGTCAACCGTCTGCGGGACCTGCCCGGAGTTTGGCAGCCCGCCGGCAAATTGACTAGAATCGCCCCGAAAATCACTCATGACCTAGGGA
This genomic stretch from Candidatus Polarisedimenticolia bacterium harbors:
- a CDS encoding EVE domain-containing protein; protein product: MPIQRWILKTEPSEYSFGDLQNKKRDTWSGVRNPLALKYLRSARAGDLALVYHTGKEKSAVGIARIVGAPYPDPAAKDSNLTVVDLEPVRPLDHPVPLAEIKRNPKLKSLELLRISRLSVSPVSREHWNILMKMSGGEA